Proteins encoded by one window of Salvia splendens isolate huo1 chromosome 5, SspV2, whole genome shotgun sequence:
- the LOC121802257 gene encoding acid phosphatase 1-like: protein MALILITLMVILAAGPTWSAPSIIQMRSEKKILLAADELYCSSWRFTVETNDAGAWTRVPVRCDDFVKDYITGDLYASELEAVAANAAEYARAIGISGDGRDAWVFDIDETLLSNVPYYAVNGFGSETFDAHAFNEWVELAEAPAIAPGLRLYKELQELGFTVFLLTGRDEYQRHATERNLMYAGFNNWEKLILRGKADEGTPATVYKSEKRKEIEDAGYIIHGSSGDQWSDLIGFAVARRSFKLPNPLYYIA from the exons ATGGCGTTGATCCTGATTACTCTCATGGTTATCCTGGCCGCTGGGCCCACTTGGTCGGCCCCTTCGATCATTCAGATGAGGTCGGAGAAGAAGATCCTTTTGGCCGCTGACGAGCTGTACTGCAGCAGCTGGCGGTTTACGGTGGAGACCAATGACGCCGGCGCGTGGACACGTGTGCCGGTCAGGTGCGACGATTTCGTCAAGGATTACATCACCGGCGACCTTTACGCCTCCGAGCTGGAGGCCGTGGCCGCCAATGCGGCGGAATACGCTAGGGCGATTGGGATCTCCGGCGACGGGAGGGATGCCTGGGTTTTCGATATTGACGAGACCTTGCTCTCCAATGTGCCCTACTACGCCGTCAATGGATTCGG ATCGGAGACCTTTGATGCACATGCTTTCAACGAATGGGTGGAGTTAGCTGAGGCTCCTGCAATAGCCCCTGGCTTGAGATTGTACAAGGAGCTACAGGAGCTAGGATTCACAGTATTTCTGTTGACTGGTCGGGATGAATATCAGAGGCACGCTACCGAGCGTAATCTAATGTATGCTGGATTCAACAACTGGGAAAAGCTTATCCTCAG GGGAAAGGCTGATGAAGGTACGCCGGCAACAGTGTATAAATCCGAGAAGAGGAAGGAGATAGAGGATGCAGGTTACATAATCCATGGGAGCTCCGGAGATCAGTGGAGCGACTTGATAGGATTCGCTGTGGCAAGACGATCCTTCAAATTACCGAACCCCTTATACTACATTGCCTAG
- the LOC121806011 gene encoding leucine-rich repeat extensin-like protein 4, translated as MAINEATYFPQTYNTKFLSLHLHMKNSSCLLPLLLLLLLPIIVVRAAVIVGGGITVGGGGVWIGGGVNPPTSASKLTVAYAALQAWKAAITDDPLKITTSWNGPNVCSYRGVFCSDSVGFMGNSAGLVVAAIDLNHANLQGTLVKELSLLSDLSLLHLNSNRFSGGVPPSFRNLASLTELDLSNNRFSGGFPTSVLYIPDLVYLDLRFNSFYGPIPEELFDKKLDAIFLNNNLFSGELPQNLGNSPASVINLAYNKLSGAIPFSLGYMGIKEILFLNNQLTGCIPQGVGMWSDLQVLDVSSNSLIGHLPDSLSCLRNIEVLNLARNQLSGELPDLLCSLRTLINLTVAANFFSGFSQDCDRNAGFGFDFTFNCIPGRELQRPQPDCTAIPGGGLSCLRIPAARPLVCGVLAAAEFTANPPP; from the coding sequence ATGGCCATCAATGAAGCAACCTACTTTCCTCAAACATACAACACCAAATTCCTCTCACTACACTTACACATGAAGAATAGTAGCTGCCTCCTCccactcctcctcctcctcctcctccccatTATCGTCGTTAGAGCCGCAGTTATTGTCGGCGGAGGGATTACCGTGGGCGGCGGAGGCGTCTGGATTGGAGGCGGAGTCAACCCTCCCACCTCCGCCTCAAAGCTGACCGTCGCCTACGCCGCCCTCCAGGCCTGGAAAGCCGCCATTACAGACGACCCCCTCAAGATCACAACCTCCTGGAACGGCCCCAATGTCTGCTCCTACAGAGGCGTCTTCTGCTCCGATTCCGTCGGTTTCATGGGAAATTCCGCTGGGTTAGTGGTAGCAGCGATAGATCTCAACCACGCCAATTTGCAGGGCACTTTGGTTAAAGAGCTCTCTCTCCTCTCCGATCTCTCCCTTCTCCACCTCAACAGCAACCGCTTCAGCGGCGGCGTGCCACCCTCGTTCAGAAACCTGGCGTCGCTCACCGAATTAGACCTCAGCAACAACCGCTTCTCCGGCGGATTCCCCACCTCGGTTCTCTACATTCCAGATCTCGTCTATTTAGACCTCCGATTCAACAGCTTCTACGGTCCGATTCCGGAGGAGCTATTCGATAAGAAGCTCGACGCCATCTTCCTCAACAACAACCTCTTCTCCGGCGAGCTGCCGCAAAATCTAGGGAATTCTCCAGCATCTGTGATAAACCTGGCGTACAACAAGCTGAGCGGCGCGATCCCGTTCAGTTTGGGGTACATGGGGATCAAGGAGATCCTGTTCCTCAACAACCAGCTCACCGGCTGCATTCCCCAAGGCGTGGGGATGTGGTCGGATCTTCAGGTTTTGGATGTGAGCTCCAATTCACTCATAGGGCATTTGCCGGATTCTCTGTCTTGCCTCCGTAACATCGAGGTTCTCAATTTGGCGCGCAACCAGCTCTCCGGTGAGCTGCCGGATTTGCTCTGCTCGCTGCGGACTTTGATTAATTTGACGGTTGCGGCGaatttcttctccggcttcagCCAGGATTGTGACAGGAATGCCGGATTCGGGTTCGATTTCACGTTCAACTGCATTCCGGGGAGGGAGCTGCAGCGGCCGCAGCCGGATTGCACGGCGATTCCCGGCGGCGGTCTCAGCTGTCTTAGAATTCCTGCGGCGAGGCCTCTTGTATGCGGGGTTTTGGCGGCGGCTGAGTTCACTGCGAATCCGCCCCCGTGA